A region from the uncultured Draconibacterium sp. genome encodes:
- a CDS encoding PAS domain-containing sensor histidine kinase, translating to MNHNLDSNTNNKNTTHKNLKILNDLNLPAIFENTNDSVWAINTAYEILYVNHVFAAAFYASFGSKLQTGSNLLYSLPQPLQAVWKSRYDRALNNESFSFIDHVAAENVSLYIEVFMNPIVINDEVVGALFFGKDITRRKLDEQRIKESQLLLKASIESQKDTILFSINKNYEYLYYNSAHARVMKIAYDEEIKAGMNILDCITNDADRVAAKENYDRALRGETHTNIRQYGDEHMAYYESFFNPIINEQGEIIGASGLARDISERIIAEKDLRKSEQNLKDLNATKDKLFSIIAHDLRSPFNSIMGFSEILLDKINDPTFTEAEKYLKYINTAANDTLTLLDNLLSWAKSQTGLLHIRPRTTRLSAHILDEINQKKLVAKAKNIALNNSASEELEVFADENMLRIVLRNLISNAIKFTQKGGEIRVFAGKTADGVEISIADNGIGINDETLQKLFNPTLQASQTGTANEKGSGLGLLLCKELIEKHGGKIAVESTAGKGSTFTFFLPDKK from the coding sequence ATGAACCATAACCTGGATAGCAATACAAATAATAAGAATACCACCCATAAAAACTTAAAGATATTAAATGATTTAAACCTGCCGGCTATCTTCGAAAATACCAACGATAGTGTATGGGCGATTAATACAGCCTACGAAATTCTTTATGTAAATCATGTTTTTGCCGCAGCCTTTTATGCCAGTTTTGGCAGTAAACTTCAAACAGGCAGCAACTTGCTTTATTCGCTCCCCCAGCCTTTGCAGGCAGTATGGAAAAGCCGGTACGACAGGGCATTAAACAATGAATCGTTTTCGTTTATCGACCATGTTGCTGCCGAAAACGTATCCTTGTATATCGAGGTTTTTATGAACCCGATAGTGATTAACGACGAAGTAGTTGGTGCCCTGTTTTTTGGAAAAGACATTACCCGGCGAAAGCTGGATGAGCAGCGTATTAAAGAATCGCAATTACTGTTAAAAGCCAGTATCGAAAGTCAAAAAGATACCATTCTGTTTTCCATCAACAAAAACTACGAATACCTGTATTATAATTCGGCCCATGCCCGGGTTATGAAAATTGCCTACGACGAGGAAATTAAAGCAGGCATGAATATTTTGGATTGTATTACCAACGATGCAGACCGCGTGGCAGCCAAAGAAAATTACGACCGGGCTTTGCGTGGCGAAACGCATACCAACATCAGGCAATACGGAGATGAGCACATGGCCTACTACGAAAGTTTTTTTAATCCGATTATAAACGAGCAGGGCGAAATTATTGGTGCAAGCGGTTTAGCCCGCGATATTAGCGAACGCATTATAGCGGAAAAGGACTTACGCAAAAGCGAACAGAATTTAAAAGATTTAAACGCTACCAAAGACAAACTTTTTTCGATAATTGCACACGATTTACGAAGCCCCTTTAACAGCATTATGGGCTTTTCGGAAATACTGCTCGACAAAATAAATGACCCAACATTTACCGAAGCGGAAAAATACCTGAAATACATTAACACCGCTGCAAACGATACCTTAACTTTACTCGACAACCTGCTAAGCTGGGCTAAATCGCAAACCGGTCTGCTACATATCCGGCCCAGAACAACCCGGCTTTCTGCACACATACTCGACGAAATCAATCAGAAAAAATTGGTGGCAAAAGCTAAAAATATTGCACTCAACAATTCTGCAAGCGAAGAGCTTGAAGTGTTTGCCGATGAAAATATGTTAAGGATTGTTTTACGCAACCTGATATCGAATGCGATTAAATTTACTCAAAAGGGTGGAGAAATTCGTGTTTTTGCCGGTAAAACAGCCGATGGTGTTGAAATTAGCATTGCCGACAATGGCATTGGCATTAACGACGAAACCCTGCAAAAACTTTTTAACCCAACTTTGCAAGCCAGCCAAACAGGTACAGCCAACGAAAAAGGCTCGGGTTTAGGTCTTTTGCTTTGTAAAGAGCTAATTGAAAAACACGGAGGCAAAATTGCAGTGGAGAGCACAGCAGGAAAAGGAAGTACTTTTACCTTTTTCTTACCGGATAAAAAATAG
- a CDS encoding peroxiredoxin encodes MACVNGIKPLKKKVKTENLNINTENKEEKKNMSATMVRQEMPEFEMEAYDAKTGHYKTVSSADYKDKWSVVCFYPADFTFVCPTEIAAMNAHYDEFEKLGVELLPVSVDSKFSHKRFVETEPILKGLKLTIGADTTKEVARAFGVLIEEEGVALRGRFLFNPDGVCVAQEVQADSVGRNVNEFLRQIQAWQHASKTGEVCPAGWRPGKKTLPVQEKVEEMTGKVGDFITLEEILS; translated from the coding sequence ATGGCATGTGTAAATGGTATTAAACCACTTAAAAAGAAAGTAAAAACAGAAAACTTAAATATTAATACAGAAAATAAAGAGGAGAAAAAAAATATGAGCGCAACAATGGTAAGACAAGAAATGCCTGAATTTGAAATGGAAGCATACGATGCTAAAACAGGTCATTACAAAACAGTTTCAAGTGCGGATTATAAAGACAAATGGTCAGTTGTTTGCTTTTATCCGGCAGACTTTACGTTTGTTTGCCCAACAGAAATTGCTGCAATGAATGCGCACTACGATGAATTCGAAAAACTTGGAGTAGAGCTTTTGCCCGTATCTGTTGACTCAAAATTCTCGCACAAAAGATTTGTTGAAACTGAACCAATTTTAAAAGGACTTAAATTAACAATTGGTGCTGATACAACAAAAGAAGTTGCCCGAGCTTTCGGTGTACTAATTGAAGAAGAAGGAGTAGCACTTAGAGGTCGCTTCCTTTTCAACCCAGATGGTGTATGTGTTGCACAAGAAGTTCAAGCAGATTCAGTTGGTAGAAATGTAAATGAATTTTTAAGACAAATTCAAGCTTGGCAACATGCTAGCAAAACTGGTGAAGTTTGTCCTGCTGGTTGGAGACCTGGGAAAAAGACCTTGCCAGTTCAAGAAAAAGTAGAAGAAATGACAGGTAAAGTTGGCGATTTCATTACTTTGGAAGAAATTTTAAGTTAA
- a CDS encoding DNA starvation/stationary phase protection protein, giving the protein MNKIELQKDYSEEAVGKLNAYLSSLQIAYMNVRGYHWNIEGKQFFVLHSKFEEVYNNLNEMADEVAERILILGGKPLHSFSEYLKISEINEQTNVSSAEDTVKNLLEETQKLLATEREILSFASENGDEGTVGMLSEYIGEQEKMIWMLNAQLK; this is encoded by the coding sequence ATGAATAAAATAGAATTACAAAAAGATTATTCCGAAGAAGCAGTAGGAAAATTAAATGCTTATTTAAGTAGTTTGCAAATTGCATACATGAATGTTCGTGGATACCACTGGAATATTGAAGGTAAACAATTTTTTGTACTTCATTCAAAATTTGAAGAGGTTTACAACAATCTTAATGAGATGGCAGATGAAGTAGCTGAACGCATTCTCATTCTTGGCGGGAAGCCCTTACATTCATTTTCTGAATACCTTAAAATTTCAGAAATTAACGAACAAACAAATGTAAGCTCTGCAGAAGATACAGTAAAGAATCTTCTGGAAGAAACCCAAAAACTATTAGCAACAGAGCGTGAAATACTTTCGTTCGCTTCAGAAAATGGAGACGAAGGAACAGTAGGTATGTTGTCGGAGTATATCGGAGAACAGGAAAAAATGATTTGGATGTTAAATGCACAATTAAAATAA
- a CDS encoding Crp/Fnr family transcriptional regulator: MNDFIKQADLISPLSAEAKADLMIYLKESFFEKGKMVNQKGKISRRLYLIESGLLKHYYYYNGNQFILRFFCDKRFVTISDSFLKNIPAEYSTIALEDTTLLYLEYDDLEKLCAKHHSFEHFIRIVISNMAIMSIDRLKTMLHLNANERYQNYLAEYGHLQQRVSLGDTASFLGISQVSLSRLRARK; encoded by the coding sequence ATGAATGATTTTATAAAACAAGCAGATTTGATTTCCCCATTATCGGCAGAAGCAAAAGCCGACTTAATGATTTATTTGAAGGAAAGTTTTTTTGAGAAAGGGAAAATGGTAAATCAAAAAGGGAAAATTTCTCGTCGTCTTTATTTGATTGAAAGTGGTCTGTTAAAACATTACTATTACTATAATGGAAATCAATTTATATTGCGTTTCTTTTGCGATAAGCGTTTTGTGACAATTTCAGATAGTTTCCTAAAAAACATTCCAGCCGAATATTCAACGATAGCTCTGGAAGATACCACTCTGTTATATTTAGAATATGATGACTTGGAAAAACTATGTGCCAAACATCACTCTTTCGAGCATTTTATTAGGATAGTAATTTCGAATATGGCAATAATGTCTATTGACCGTTTAAAAACCATGCTTCATTTAAACGCAAATGAACGGTATCAAAACTATCTCGCAGAATATGGTCACTTGCAACAGCGAGTAAGTTTAGGTGATACAGCTAGTTTTTTAGGAATATCTCAGGTTTCGTTGAGTAGATTGAGGGCAAGAAAGTAG
- a CDS encoding DUF4268 domain-containing protein, with product MELGVLKTVAPRQKWNNEARDFTPWLAHNIEELNKALGLELEVESTEVSAGPYSADILAKDTGTDKYVVIENQLEKTNHDHLGKAITYASVLDASTVIWIATDFTEEHKKSLDWLNDHTTEDISFYGVQVELWQIDNSKAALRFNIISKPNQAVRQAARTKATEDLSDKRKFQFEFWNMFKEKLAKTRKIPSLQTPRPQYWFDVTLGKSYIHISNYCNTDNNTVGVRIYIGNKIADTMLPFLESKKNEIESAIGQNLNWNPNPDNRDKIIVLEHTTDFDDKQKVEQALNWLVEYTLKFRETFSKLVKQAPQK from the coding sequence ATGGAATTAGGCGTATTAAAAACAGTTGCTCCACGACAAAAGTGGAATAATGAAGCTAGAGACTTTACTCCCTGGCTTGCCCACAATATTGAAGAACTTAATAAAGCACTTGGACTAGAATTAGAAGTTGAAAGTACTGAAGTTAGCGCAGGTCCTTATTCTGCCGATATTTTAGCAAAAGATACCGGAACAGATAAATATGTGGTAATTGAAAATCAATTAGAAAAAACAAATCATGACCATCTAGGAAAAGCAATTACTTACGCTTCTGTTTTAGATGCTTCAACAGTAATTTGGATTGCGACGGACTTCACTGAAGAACATAAAAAATCTTTAGACTGGCTTAATGACCACACAACTGAAGATATTTCATTTTACGGTGTTCAAGTGGAACTTTGGCAAATTGACAACAGTAAAGCAGCATTACGATTTAATATTATAAGCAAACCAAATCAAGCCGTTAGACAAGCTGCAAGGACGAAAGCTACTGAAGATTTATCAGACAAGCGAAAATTCCAATTTGAATTCTGGAATATGTTTAAGGAAAAACTTGCTAAAACAAGAAAAATTCCATCATTACAAACTCCAAGACCACAATATTGGTTTGACGTAACTTTAGGAAAATCTTATATCCACATTTCAAACTACTGCAATACTGACAACAATACAGTTGGTGTAAGAATTTATATTGGAAATAAAATTGCAGATACAATGCTGCCATTCTTGGAAAGTAAGAAAAATGAAATCGAATCAGCAATTGGTCAAAACTTAAATTGGAATCCAAATCCAGACAATCGAGACAAGATTATTGTTCTCGAACATACGACAGACTTTGACGACAAACAGAAAGTTGAACAAGCATTAAATTGGTTGGTTGAATACACTTTAAAATTTAGAGAAACATTTTCAAAACTAGTGAAACAAGCACCACAAAAATAA
- a CDS encoding Crp/Fnr family transcriptional regulator gives MLNESLHTDLALDKGEYFVKNGQQNYRIGKVVKGILRGFTLSDEGEEITTHFFMEGDLVSGNYIPNAAATLSIQALEDCLISVANYKAIFSYVNTDSELTTIVLSNFQKLNKQNNARIEALITGDTLIKYKWFLQTYPNLLNRIPHYYIASFLGMTPTQLSRTRKTFSQQM, from the coding sequence ATGTTAAATGAATCGTTACATACCGATTTGGCGCTGGATAAAGGTGAATATTTTGTTAAAAACGGCCAGCAGAATTACAGGATTGGGAAAGTTGTAAAGGGGATTCTCAGAGGGTTTACTTTATCGGATGAAGGCGAAGAAATTACCACCCATTTTTTTATGGAAGGCGACCTGGTTTCCGGAAACTATATCCCGAATGCTGCGGCAACATTAAGCATTCAGGCCCTGGAAGATTGCCTTATTTCGGTGGCCAACTACAAAGCCATTTTTTCGTATGTGAATACTGACAGCGAACTTACTACTATTGTTCTCTCTAATTTCCAAAAGCTAAACAAACAGAATAATGCACGTATTGAAGCCCTGATTACAGGCGATACTTTAATCAAATACAAGTGGTTTCTTCAAACCTACCCTAATTTGCTGAACCGCATTCCGCATTACTACATTGCCAGTTTTTTAGGTATGACACCCACCCAACTGAGCCGCACACGAAAAACCTTTTCTCAACAAATGTAA
- a CDS encoding YfcC family protein: protein MLKKVPHTYVIIFSLIVFCALLTWIIPGGEFERESVVVNGVERSVIKNGSFQQTDSQMQSWQVFSSFFDGFLRTSDIIALIVLIGGAFWIMNASKAVDIGIYSFLQFLKRFERSKLLARIGVNNLVLLSIMTIFSLFGAVFGMSEETIAFTIVFVPLAISMGYDSIVGVSLCFIAATMGFAGAFLNPFTIGVAQGLSNIPLFSGLEYRIFMWAVINLFGFIYVLRYARRIKKDPTKSFVYTDDNYWRKRNESTSVTIEKIKPTAAWIAMAVLATFLVFVSFAFPQSAINMGNSIFRIPAIPVATALFIIMSLVTLRHSVQYFILTLLTFTIVFLVIGVMGHGWYIKEISTIFLAMGIFAGIAANNSPNTLTKLFLAGAKDILPAALIVGLARGIVVILEDGKIIDTLLFYVSDSMQNFGEVGTLGIMYLIQTLLNVFIPSGSGQAALTIPIMSQIADLIGISRQTTVVIFQLGDGFTNMITPTSGVLIGVLGVARIPYEKWFKWAAPFILMLIIIGFLLILPTAFMELNGF from the coding sequence ATGTTAAAAAAGGTACCGCATACCTATGTCATTATTTTTTCGTTAATCGTGTTTTGTGCGCTTTTAACCTGGATTATTCCGGGGGGCGAATTTGAACGTGAAAGTGTTGTTGTAAACGGTGTTGAGCGTAGTGTAATTAAAAACGGTTCGTTTCAGCAAACCGACAGCCAGATGCAAAGCTGGCAGGTTTTCTCGTCCTTTTTTGACGGTTTTTTACGCACTTCCGATATCATCGCGCTTATTGTGCTTATTGGCGGGGCCTTTTGGATTATGAATGCCAGCAAAGCGGTTGACATCGGCATTTACTCTTTTCTGCAGTTTTTAAAACGTTTTGAGCGCTCGAAGCTACTGGCCCGGATTGGCGTAAACAACCTGGTTTTGCTGAGCATTATGACCATATTCAGTTTGTTTGGTGCTGTTTTTGGCATGAGCGAAGAAACCATTGCCTTTACCATTGTTTTTGTTCCGCTGGCTATTTCAATGGGTTACGACTCGATTGTAGGTGTTTCGCTTTGTTTTATTGCCGCCACAATGGGTTTTGCCGGGGCATTTTTAAATCCATTTACCATTGGTGTGGCACAGGGTTTATCGAATATCCCCCTGTTTTCTGGCCTTGAATACCGCATTTTTATGTGGGCTGTAATTAACCTTTTTGGCTTTATTTATGTGTTGCGATATGCCCGGCGTATAAAAAAAGACCCAACAAAATCGTTTGTGTACACCGACGATAATTACTGGCGAAAACGAAATGAATCCACTTCCGTTACTATCGAAAAAATAAAACCAACAGCTGCGTGGATAGCCATGGCTGTTCTTGCCACTTTTTTAGTGTTTGTGTCTTTTGCTTTTCCGCAAAGCGCAATAAACATGGGCAACAGTATTTTCAGGATTCCTGCCATTCCGGTTGCCACTGCCCTTTTTATAATAATGAGCCTTGTCACCCTGCGCCACTCGGTTCAATATTTTATATTAACGCTGCTTACGTTTACCATTGTTTTCCTGGTAATTGGTGTGATGGGGCACGGGTGGTACATCAAAGAAATTTCAACGATTTTTCTTGCCATGGGAATTTTTGCCGGCATCGCTGCCAACAACTCGCCCAATACCCTAACCAAACTTTTTCTTGCCGGTGCCAAAGATATTCTTCCGGCAGCTCTTATTGTTGGATTGGCAAGGGGTATTGTTGTTATTCTCGAAGATGGTAAAATCATCGATACCCTGCTTTTTTATGTTTCCGATTCGATGCAAAATTTTGGTGAAGTTGGCACGCTGGGCATCATGTACCTGATTCAAACCCTGCTGAATGTATTTATCCCATCCGGCTCGGGACAAGCCGCACTTACCATCCCCATTATGTCGCAAATAGCTGATTTAATAGGCATTTCACGCCAGACAACTGTTGTTATATTTCAGCTTGGCGATGGATTTACGAATATGATTACTCCCACAAGTGGCGTGTTAATTGGCGTTTTAGGGGTAGCTCGTATTCCCTACGAAAAGTGGTTTAAATGGGCTGCGCCTTTTATTCTTATGCTGATAATTATCGGATTTTTATTGATTTTACCCACTGCTTTTATGGAGTTGAATGGGTTTTAA
- a CDS encoding 4Fe-4S binding protein, translated as MAYKISDECIACGTCIDECPVDAIAEGDIYTIDAELCTDCGSCAEVCPVEAISIEE; from the coding sequence ATGGCATACAAAATTTCAGATGAATGTATTGCATGCGGTACTTGTATCGATGAGTGCCCGGTTGACGCTATCGCAGAAGGTGATATCTATACCATTGATGCGGAACTTTGCACAGACTGTGGCTCATGCGCAGAAGTTTGTCCGGTTGAAGCAATTTCTATTGAAGAATAG
- the zupT gene encoding zinc transporter ZupT translates to MESSNVLLALLLTLFAGLSTGIGSAIAFVAKRTNTKLLTLSLGFSAGVMIYISFVEIFQEAKESLVHHFNEFEGTLYTVIAFFGGMLLIALIDKFIPSFENPHEIRGIEAMDNKKAATNFNRLYRMGLMTALAVGVHNFPEGIATFMSAINDPALGVAIAIAIAIHNIPEGIAVSVPIYYATGSRKKAFFYSFLSGLSEPVGALIAYLALMPFLNSGNSEVFFGVIMAGVAGIMVFISLDELLPSAEEYGEHHVAIYGLTGGMVVMALSLLFLL, encoded by the coding sequence ATGGAATCATCCAATGTATTATTAGCCCTGTTGCTAACCTTGTTTGCAGGCTTATCAACCGGTATTGGCAGTGCAATAGCATTTGTTGCCAAACGAACCAATACCAAATTGCTTACCTTATCGCTGGGCTTTTCAGCCGGTGTTATGATTTATATTTCTTTTGTCGAGATTTTTCAGGAAGCAAAAGAAAGCCTGGTGCACCATTTTAACGAATTTGAAGGTACCCTGTACACCGTTATTGCCTTTTTTGGGGGGATGCTGCTTATTGCCTTAATCGACAAATTTATTCCGAGTTTTGAAAACCCGCACGAAATAAGAGGTATTGAGGCCATGGACAATAAAAAAGCTGCCACTAACTTTAACAGGCTTTACCGCATGGGTTTAATGACTGCACTGGCAGTTGGGGTACATAACTTCCCTGAAGGAATTGCCACTTTTATGTCGGCCATTAACGACCCGGCACTTGGTGTTGCCATTGCCATTGCTATTGCTATTCACAACATACCCGAGGGAATTGCCGTTTCGGTACCTATTTATTATGCCACAGGCAGTCGGAAAAAAGCTTTTTTCTATTCGTTTTTATCGGGCCTTTCAGAACCCGTTGGAGCACTTATTGCCTACCTGGCGCTAATGCCTTTCTTAAACTCCGGAAACAGTGAAGTATTTTTTGGTGTAATTATGGCCGGTGTTGCAGGTATTATGGTGTTTATTTCGCTCGACGAACTTTTGCCGTCGGCAGAAGAATACGGCGAACACCATGTTGCCATTTATGGCCTGACAGGAGGAATGGTTGTTATGGCCTTAAGCCTGCTGTTCCTGCTCTAA
- a CDS encoding glycosyltransferase family 2 protein yields MFADKYLKKNQHRSLIDDLPDEAPGIIVVIPCLREPDLYQTLNSLYSCNLPNCLVEVLVLINHSETAEPETIQLNTVTKTNADKWIAEHTKSGIRFYALGPVVLKKKWAGAGLARKKGMDEAIARFNSFNHTGGILVSLDADTLVAKNYLTEIEKHFIKNPKHVGATLAFEHQKIALDEKHRRGIELYEKYLAYYKRALQFAAYPYAMFTIGSAFAVKADAYVKRGGMNRRQAGEDFYFLQNLVQLGTVGEITSTKVYPSSRLSDRVPFGTGPVLQKWMKGEEDLRSTYNFEAFKNIRELFLQINKLYKIQPEEYEAFIKSLSQAMRNFLEVDNFYAELNDLNNNCSRPETFHQRFFQKFNAFKILRFLNFAHEKFYPKADLIKQILLLEQEQQA; encoded by the coding sequence GAATCAACACCGGTCCCTTATTGATGATCTTCCGGATGAGGCTCCGGGAATAATTGTTGTTATACCGTGTTTACGCGAACCCGATTTATACCAAACACTTAACTCGCTTTATTCATGTAATCTGCCCAATTGTTTGGTAGAGGTACTGGTATTAATTAATCACTCAGAAACTGCAGAACCTGAAACCATTCAGCTAAATACTGTCACCAAAACCAATGCCGACAAATGGATTGCCGAACATACAAAGTCCGGTATTCGGTTTTATGCCCTTGGCCCGGTTGTGCTTAAAAAGAAATGGGCCGGAGCAGGTTTGGCGCGCAAAAAGGGAATGGATGAAGCCATTGCTCGTTTTAATTCTTTTAATCATACCGGTGGAATTTTGGTTTCGTTGGATGCCGATACACTGGTAGCCAAAAATTACCTGACTGAAATTGAAAAACACTTCATTAAAAACCCAAAACATGTGGGGGCTACCCTTGCCTTCGAACATCAGAAAATAGCGTTGGATGAAAAACACCGTAGAGGGATAGAGCTGTACGAGAAATACCTGGCCTACTACAAGCGTGCCTTGCAATTTGCCGCTTACCCTTATGCCATGTTTACCATTGGTTCGGCCTTTGCTGTTAAAGCAGATGCCTATGTTAAACGGGGCGGAATGAACCGAAGACAGGCAGGCGAGGATTTTTATTTTTTACAAAACCTGGTGCAGTTGGGTACGGTTGGCGAAATAACTTCAACAAAAGTGTACCCCTCGTCGCGCTTATCCGATCGGGTGCCGTTTGGTACCGGACCCGTTTTACAAAAATGGATGAAAGGGGAGGAAGATTTACGCAGCACCTATAATTTTGAGGCTTTTAAAAACATCAGGGAGTTGTTTTTGCAAATAAACAAGCTGTATAAAATTCAGCCCGAAGAATATGAAGCCTTTATAAAAAGCTTAAGCCAAGCCATGCGAAATTTTCTTGAGGTCGATAATTTTTATGCCGAACTAAACGACCTTAACAATAACTGTTCGCGACCAGAAACATTTCATCAGCGGTTTTTTCAAAAATTTAATGCCTTTAAAATACTGCGGTTTTTGAATTTTGCGCACGAAAAATTTTACCCAAAGGCCGATCTTATCAAGCAGATTTTACTTTTAGAGCAGGAACAGCAGGCTTAA